A window of the Lactuca sativa cultivar Salinas chromosome 5, Lsat_Salinas_v11, whole genome shotgun sequence genome harbors these coding sequences:
- the LOC111891341 gene encoding uncharacterized protein LOC111891341: MASVCESDTSYDSDDLCDEIEENEEIQTLLLCGLAVKGLLLTQKLKYVRRRRRSSSRTRRMLINEIFNDHESRCYEIFRLEVPVFNMLCRDLVAHYGLNKSRRVSIEESLGIFLLYLAHGCGNRLVQEFCNHTGETIHRHFHKFLDAVVNLSKYNIKPNANYNKTIPEHILNNPRYYPFLKDCIGAIDETHVKASVPQHDQIKFIGRKNCVTQNIRAACDFNMCFTFAWARWEETAHDTRIFNEARRRHEVKFPLPADGKYYLVDDGYPNTKGYLDPYKCSNIRYHIPDFRRGQTTTLRKPKGFKEKFNYYHLSLRNIIERTFGVWKARWVLLRDMHVNFGFETQVKIALASMAIHNYIRMSGSCDATFQIAQEKSYISRNHEGPNDDIEPHDKVPSRQRRNYDMYMSAVRDMIVV; encoded by the exons ATGGCCAGTGTCTGTGAAAGTGACACCTCATATGACAGTGATGACTTATGTGATGAAATTGAAGAAAATGAAGAGATTCAAACACTTCTTTTATGTGGGCTTGCTGTCAAAGGGTTACTATTGACTCAGAAATTGAAATATGTGCGTAGACGTCGCCGTTCGTCTTCGCGCACAAGAAGAATGCTTATCAATGAAATATTCAACGATCATGAGAGTCGATGTTATGAAATTTTCAGATTAGAAGTCCCGGTTTTCAACATGTTATGTAGGGATCTTGTTGCACATTATGGGTTAAATAAATCACGTCGTGTATCTATTGAAGAGTCCCTTGGTATTTTCTTGTTGTACTTAGCGCATGGATGTGGAAATCGGTTAGTTCAAGAGTTTTGTAATCATACTGGGGAAACAATCCATAGGCATTTTCATAAATTCTTGGATGCTGTGGTTAACCTAAGTAAGTACAACATCAAACCAAATGCTAACTACAACAAAACTATACCAGAACATATTTTAAATAACCCTCGGTATTATCCATTCTTGAAG GATTGCATTGGTGCCATCGATGAAACACACGTGAAGGCCTCTGTTCCGCAACATGACCAAATCAAATTCATTGGGAGAAAGAATTGTGTTACTCAAAATATTAGGGCAGCATGTGATTTCAACATGTGCTTTACCTTTGCGTGGGCTAGATGGGAGGAGACTGCACATGATACGAGAATTTTCAATGAAGCGCGAAGGAGACATGAAGTTAAGTTTCCACTTCCAGCCGATG GTAAGTATTACCTTGTAGACGACGgatatcctaatacaaaaggttATCTTGATCCCTATAAATGCTCAAACATCCGTTATCATATTCCTGATTTTCGACGTGGACAAACTACTACCTTGCGGAAACCAAAAGGCTTCAAAGAAAAATTTAACTATTATCATTTGTCACTTCGCAATATAATTGAACGAACTTTTGGAGTCTGGAAGGCTCGATGGGTGTTACTAAGAGATATGCATGTAAATTTCGGCTTTGAGACCCAAGTTAAAATTGCGCTAGCTTCAATGGCGATTCACAATTACATTAGAATGAGCGGTAGTTGTGATGCAACATTTCAAATAGCGCaagaaaaatcctatatttcgcGCAATCATGAAGGACCCAATGATGATATTGAGCCACATGACAAAGTACCAAGTAGACAACGTAGAAACTACGATATGTATATGAGTGCAGTACGTGATATGATTGTGGTATAG